A DNA window from Micromonospora sp. NBC_01739 contains the following coding sequences:
- a CDS encoding glycosyltransferase: MKIVVAHNRYREAQPSGENTIVDAEIAQLTAAGVQVLPFLRSSDEIPSMSKAAKALLPISPMYAPKAQADLSRLLTEHRPDVLHLHNPYPLLSPWVVRTAHKHGVPVVQTVHNYRQVCSSGLYFRDGVICQDCRGRTLGVPAVVHRCYRGSRAQSALMATTLAVHRGTWKSVDRFIALTSAVADHLRDYGIPDSRIVVKPNGIPDPGTPAPLGQGFLFLGRLSPEKGLGLLLEAWRRHPDGALGPLRVAGDGELRPMVEAAAAERADVTFLGPLDRAGVRSALAASAVVLATSTWHDVLPTVIIEALASGRPVLGTALGGIPYLVGADTPREPAGTGPAESASAPAPPSPGGPGSAGGLAGPGSASGVASALPAGVLVGEAGWVVPPEPAALSAALPLAAAGAAALAAPARARYERVFHPDVVTKQLLAVYADLARP, encoded by the coding sequence GTGAAGATTGTGGTGGCGCACAACCGGTACCGGGAAGCTCAGCCCTCCGGTGAGAACACCATCGTCGACGCGGAGATCGCCCAGCTCACCGCAGCCGGTGTGCAGGTGCTGCCCTTCCTGCGCAGCTCGGACGAGATCCCGTCGATGTCCAAGGCGGCTAAGGCCCTGCTGCCGATCTCCCCGATGTACGCCCCGAAGGCGCAGGCCGACCTGTCCCGGCTGCTCACCGAGCACCGGCCGGACGTGCTGCACCTGCACAACCCGTACCCCCTGCTCTCGCCCTGGGTGGTGCGGACCGCGCACAAGCACGGGGTGCCGGTGGTGCAGACGGTGCACAACTACCGCCAGGTCTGCTCCTCCGGGCTGTACTTCCGCGACGGGGTGATCTGTCAGGACTGCCGGGGCCGGACCCTGGGGGTGCCGGCCGTGGTGCACCGCTGCTACCGGGGGTCCCGGGCGCAGAGCGCCCTGATGGCCACCACCCTGGCCGTGCACCGGGGCACCTGGAAGTCGGTGGACCGGTTCATCGCCCTGACCAGCGCGGTCGCCGACCACCTGCGCGACTACGGCATCCCGGATTCCCGGATCGTCGTGAAGCCGAACGGCATCCCCGACCCGGGCACCCCCGCCCCCCTCGGCCAGGGCTTCCTCTTCCTCGGCCGACTCTCCCCGGAGAAGGGCCTCGGTCTGCTGCTGGAGGCGTGGCGGCGGCACCCGGACGGGGCCCTGGGGCCGCTGCGGGTCGCCGGTGACGGTGAGCTGCGCCCGATGGTCGAGGCGGCGGCCGCCGAACGCGCCGACGTAACCTTCCTGGGCCCGCTGGACCGGGCCGGGGTCCGCTCGGCCCTGGCCGCCAGCGCTGTGGTGCTGGCCACCTCCACCTGGCACGACGTACTGCCTACGGTGATCATCGAGGCGCTGGCCAGTGGCCGCCCGGTCCTCGGCACCGCGTTGGGCGGCATCCCGTACCTGGTCGGCGCGGACACCCCCCGCGAACCCGCCGGCACCGGCCCCGCCGAATCCGCCTCGGCCCCCGCCCCACCCAGCCCCGGCGGGCCCGGTAGTGCCGGTGGCCTGGCCGGTCCGGGTAGTGCGTCCGGGGTGGCGTCCGCCCTGCCGGCCGGGGTTCTGGTCGGTGAGGCCGGTTGGGTGGTCCCGCCGGAGCCGGCCGCCCTCTCCGCCGCGCTACCGCTGGCCGCCGCGGGCGCCGCCGCACTGGCCGCCCCCGCCCGAGCCCGCTACGAACGGGTCTTCCACCCCGACGTGGTCACCAAGCAACTCCTAGCCGTGTACGCGGACCTCGCCCGCCCATGA
- a CDS encoding aminotransferase-like domain-containing protein: MTAEQLISFARGAPSLDIVDVEGLKAAAVRAFDADPAGVTAYGTSVGYLPLRKWVAEKHGVEADQVLITNGSLQADAFLFDHLVRPGDAVVVERPTYDRTLLNLKRMGSELHGVTIQPDGLDTAELRKLLESGVRPRLAHVIPNYQNPAGVTLSLDKRRELLELAAEYGFTIFEDDPYADIRFRGEPLPSMLSMDTRGVVVHASSFTKTVCPGVRVGYLIGPADLIADIAGKATSLYISPGMVAQAIVHQFCVSGDIERSIDTVRAALGERSRVLAESLRRHIPEARFVEPDGGYFLWVELPEDVDVDKLAPAAAERGVAVVKGSDFVIDGGRHALRLAYSAVTADRVDEGVRRLAEAMEAVRG, from the coding sequence ATGACCGCCGAGCAGCTGATCTCCTTCGCCCGTGGCGCGCCTTCGCTGGACATCGTCGATGTCGAAGGGCTCAAGGCCGCCGCCGTCCGTGCCTTCGATGCCGATCCCGCCGGGGTGACCGCCTACGGCACCTCCGTGGGCTACCTCCCGCTGCGCAAGTGGGTGGCCGAGAAGCACGGGGTCGAGGCCGACCAGGTGTTGATCACCAACGGTTCCCTCCAGGCCGACGCCTTCCTCTTCGACCACCTGGTACGCCCCGGCGACGCCGTGGTGGTGGAGCGCCCGACCTACGACCGCACCCTGCTCAACCTCAAGCGGATGGGCAGCGAACTGCACGGGGTCACCATCCAGCCGGACGGCTTGGACACCGCCGAGCTGCGCAAGCTGCTGGAGTCCGGGGTACGGCCCCGGCTGGCCCATGTCATCCCGAACTACCAGAACCCGGCCGGGGTGACCCTCTCCCTGGACAAGCGCCGGGAGCTGCTGGAGCTGGCTGCGGAGTACGGCTTCACGATCTTCGAGGACGACCCGTACGCCGACATCCGGTTCCGTGGCGAGCCCCTGCCGTCGATGCTGTCGATGGACACCCGGGGGGTCGTGGTGCACGCCTCCAGCTTCACCAAGACGGTCTGCCCGGGGGTCCGGGTGGGCTACCTGATCGGCCCGGCGGACCTGATCGCCGACATCGCCGGCAAGGCGACCAGCCTCTACATCTCCCCGGGCATGGTGGCCCAGGCGATCGTGCACCAGTTCTGCGTCTCCGGTGACATCGAGCGGTCCATCGACACCGTCCGGGCGGCCCTGGGCGAGCGGTCGCGGGTGTTGGCCGAGTCACTGCGCCGGCACATCCCGGAGGCCCGGTTCGTGGAGCCGGACGGCGGCTACTTCCTCTGGGTCGAGCTGCCGGAGGACGTCGATGTCGACAAGCTCGCTCCGGCGGCGGCCGAGCGTGGCGTCGCCGTGGTGAAGGGCAGTGACTTCGTCATCGACGGTGGCCGGCACGCCCTGCGCCTGGCCTACTCGGCGGTGACCGCCGATCGGGTCGACGAGGGCGTACGGCGGCTGGCCGAGGCGATGGAAGCGGTTCGTGGCTGA
- a CDS encoding sugar transferase, which translates to MGEVTTSLQRPVTNEGRSRLVRHVDSFEIQPPTPSSHNGVPRSAWARARRRVSRWHRPYTAILLLLDFAAAAFASFTAIRTFDQATAGFHEAQNDPTWFHTVAFLLLPLGWLTILWFSGAYDRRCLGLGPDEFKRVIRAGVAVCAAVSFLAFATKTDLSRFTVGTALLLALLLILLGRILTRFVLHVMRRNTQQAAHRMVLVGTLPECLEVYTAVTRNPAAGLVPVAIHITDGYAAAKGVQTPVPVYAGRDVLALVREVGGDTIAVCGSASAEPGELRRLAWQLEGSGVDLVVAPQLTDIAGPRVHIRPIEGLPLLHVEEPTLSGPALLAKNMMDRVAAGLGLLALIPVFIVIAVAIRISDPGPVFFRQPRVGHEGRTFRVWKFRTMYVDAEDRLASLVDQNETDGMLFKMKQDPRVFPVGRFLRASSLDELPQLINVLMGEMSLVGPRPLPADDGDFLGDVRRRLLVRPGMTGLWQVSGRSDLSWDEAVRLDLYYVDNWSLAYDLSILWRTVGVVLARKGAY; encoded by the coding sequence ATGGGTGAGGTGACGACTAGCCTCCAGCGCCCGGTAACCAACGAAGGCCGGAGCAGACTCGTGCGGCACGTCGACAGCTTCGAGATCCAGCCGCCGACCCCGTCGTCGCACAACGGGGTACCCCGTTCGGCATGGGCGCGGGCCCGGCGACGGGTCTCCCGTTGGCACCGGCCGTACACCGCGATCCTGCTGCTGTTGGACTTCGCGGCGGCGGCCTTCGCCAGCTTCACCGCGATCCGCACCTTCGACCAGGCCACGGCCGGTTTCCACGAGGCGCAGAACGACCCCACCTGGTTCCACACGGTGGCCTTCCTGCTGCTGCCGCTGGGCTGGCTGACCATTCTGTGGTTCAGCGGGGCCTATGACCGGCGTTGTCTGGGTCTGGGGCCGGACGAGTTCAAACGGGTGATCCGGGCCGGGGTAGCGGTCTGCGCGGCGGTGTCCTTCCTGGCCTTCGCCACCAAGACGGACCTGTCCCGGTTCACGGTCGGCACCGCCCTGCTGCTGGCCCTGCTGTTGATCCTGCTGGGCCGGATCCTTACCCGGTTCGTGCTGCATGTGATGCGCCGCAACACCCAGCAGGCGGCCCACCGGATGGTGCTGGTCGGCACCCTGCCGGAGTGCCTGGAGGTCTACACCGCGGTCACCCGCAACCCCGCCGCCGGGCTGGTCCCGGTGGCCATCCACATCACGGACGGTTACGCCGCCGCCAAGGGGGTGCAGACCCCCGTCCCGGTGTACGCCGGCCGCGACGTGCTGGCCCTGGTACGCGAGGTGGGCGGCGACACGATCGCGGTCTGCGGCTCGGCCAGCGCCGAGCCGGGCGAGCTGCGCCGGCTGGCCTGGCAGTTGGAGGGCTCCGGGGTCGACCTGGTGGTGGCCCCGCAGCTGACCGACATCGCCGGCCCCCGGGTGCACATCCGCCCGATCGAGGGCCTGCCGCTGCTGCACGTCGAGGAACCCACCCTGTCCGGGCCGGCACTGCTGGCCAAGAACATGATGGATCGGGTCGCCGCTGGGCTGGGCCTGCTGGCGTTGATCCCGGTCTTCATCGTCATCGCCGTCGCCATCCGGATCTCCGATCCGGGTCCGGTCTTCTTCCGCCAGCCCCGGGTGGGGCATGAGGGGCGCACCTTCCGGGTGTGGAAGTTCCGCACCATGTATGTAGACGCGGAGGACCGGCTGGCCAGCCTGGTCGACCAGAACGAGACCGACGGCATGTTGTTCAAGATGAAGCAGGATCCCCGGGTCTTCCCGGTGGGCCGCTTCCTGCGCGCCTCCTCGCTGGACGAGCTGCCGCAGCTGATCAACGTACTCATGGGCGAGATGTCCCTGGTCGGGCCGCGCCCTCTGCCCGCCGACGACGGCGACTTCCTCGGCGATGTGCGCCGTCGGCTGCTGGTCCGTCCGGGGATGACCGGGCTGTGGCAGGTGTCCGGCCGCTCCGACCTGTCCTGGGACGAGGCCGTCCGACTGGACCTCTACTACGTCGACAACTGGTCGTTGGCGTACGACCTGAGCATCCTGTGGCGCACGGTGGGCGTGGTGCTGGCCCGCAAGGGCGCCTACTGA
- the corA gene encoding magnesium/cobalt transporter CorA codes for MTRRLSPDGTSAAEAPTDSPRSAVVDCALYLDGRRQPGDWNFAAALAEARSAENGFVWLGLHEPDLAEMTEIADSYGLHELAVEDAVKAQQRPKLERFGEVSFLVLRTARYCEHTELTENSEVVETGQVMLFIGPHFLISVRHGDACRLAPVREQLEDRQELLLHGPWAVAYAITDRVVDLYLEVADQLEDDMDVLEIEVFDRQATGRIQRIYQLKRELVEFKRAVMPLQRPLLAVTTQMNREVPKEVRRYFRDVQDHLSRTVEQVNAYDDLLNSILQARLAQVTVDQNNDMRKIAAWAAIAAVWTAIAGIYGMNFEFMPELKVAYGYPVVLALMLTISLALYRWFRRNDWL; via the coding sequence ATGACCCGCCGACTCAGCCCGGACGGCACATCGGCCGCCGAGGCCCCGACCGATTCCCCGCGCAGCGCGGTGGTGGACTGCGCCCTCTACCTCGACGGTCGGCGGCAGCCCGGCGACTGGAACTTCGCGGCGGCCCTGGCGGAAGCGCGCAGCGCGGAGAACGGCTTCGTGTGGCTGGGGCTGCACGAGCCGGACCTGGCCGAGATGACCGAGATCGCGGACAGCTACGGGCTGCACGAGTTGGCCGTGGAGGACGCGGTCAAGGCCCAGCAGCGGCCCAAGCTGGAGCGCTTCGGCGAGGTCAGCTTCCTGGTGTTGCGTACGGCCCGCTACTGCGAGCACACCGAGCTGACGGAGAACTCCGAGGTCGTGGAGACCGGGCAGGTGATGCTCTTCATCGGTCCGCACTTCCTGATCAGTGTCCGGCACGGGGACGCCTGCCGCCTGGCCCCGGTGCGCGAGCAGTTGGAGGACCGCCAGGAGTTGCTCCTGCACGGCCCCTGGGCGGTCGCGTACGCGATCACCGACCGGGTGGTCGACCTCTACCTGGAGGTCGCCGACCAGCTCGAGGACGACATGGACGTGTTGGAGATCGAGGTCTTCGACCGTCAGGCCACCGGCCGGATCCAGCGGATCTACCAGCTCAAACGGGAACTGGTGGAGTTCAAGCGGGCGGTGATGCCGTTGCAGCGTCCGCTGCTGGCGGTGACCACCCAGATGAACCGCGAGGTCCCCAAGGAGGTACGCCGCTACTTCCGCGACGTGCAGGACCACCTGAGTCGTACGGTCGAGCAGGTCAACGCGTACGACGATCTGTTGAACTCGATCCTTCAGGCCCGACTGGCCCAGGTGACGGTCGATCAGAACAACGACATGCGCAAGATCGCGGCCTGGGCCGCCATCGCCGCGGTCTGGACCGCCATCGCCGGCATCTACGGCATGAACTTCGAATTCATGCCCGAACTCAAGGTGGCCTACGGCTACCCCGTGGTCCTGGCCCTGATGCTCACCATCTCCCTAGCCCTCTACCGCTGGTTCCGCCGCAACGACTGGCTCTAA
- a CDS encoding phosphocholine cytidylyltransferase family protein has product MVGMVLAAGAGRRLRPYTDTLPKALVPVDGEITILDIALGNLAEVGFTEVVVVVGYAAEAVRERQADLERRYGVTITLVHNDKAEEWNNAYSLWLARDWFSRGVLLVNGDTVHPVSVEKTLLAERGPGILLAIDTLKPLAEEEMKTTFDAAGQLTRITKLMEPAEAYGEYIGATLIEPQVAEALADALEATWRRDPNLYYEDGYQEFADRGGEVRAAPIGEVSWVEVDNHADLARAREIACLY; this is encoded by the coding sequence ATGGTCGGGATGGTGCTGGCAGCCGGTGCCGGTCGCCGGCTCCGCCCGTACACCGACACCCTGCCGAAGGCTCTGGTGCCGGTGGACGGCGAGATCACCATCCTCGACATCGCGCTTGGCAACCTGGCCGAGGTGGGATTCACCGAGGTCGTGGTCGTGGTCGGCTACGCCGCGGAGGCCGTCCGGGAGCGTCAGGCCGATCTGGAGCGCCGGTACGGCGTCACGATCACCCTCGTGCACAACGACAAGGCTGAGGAGTGGAACAACGCGTACTCCCTCTGGCTGGCCCGGGACTGGTTCTCCCGGGGGGTCCTGCTGGTCAACGGCGACACGGTGCATCCGGTGAGCGTGGAGAAGACCCTGCTGGCCGAGCGGGGTCCCGGGATCCTGCTGGCGATCGACACCCTCAAGCCGCTGGCCGAGGAGGAGATGAAGACCACCTTCGACGCCGCCGGTCAGCTCACCCGGATCACCAAGCTGATGGAGCCGGCCGAGGCGTACGGCGAGTACATCGGCGCCACGCTGATCGAGCCGCAGGTGGCCGAGGCCCTGGCGGACGCCCTGGAGGCTACCTGGCGGCGCGACCCGAACCTGTACTACGAGGACGGGTACCAGGAGTTCGCCGACCGAGGTGGTGAGGTGCGGGCCGCCCCGATCGGTGAGGTGTCCTGGGTCGAGGTCGACAACCACGCCGACCTGGCCCGGGCCCGGGAGATCGCGTGCCTCTACTAG
- a CDS encoding NUDIX domain-containing protein produces the protein MSTEPLRCAGALIVDPEGRLFFQRRSPDRRLFPDCWDIVGGHLEPGETVEQALRREVTEETGWQVTEILGPVGEFRYVGDDGVARIESDWLVRVDGDLAAPTLEAGKHTEFRWLGPDEVDLLDEHRHIDEGLIRQLAERAFALLRSTPS, from the coding sequence GTGTCTACCGAGCCGCTGCGCTGCGCCGGAGCGCTGATCGTCGACCCGGAGGGGCGCCTCTTCTTCCAGCGCCGCTCGCCGGACCGCCGCCTCTTCCCCGACTGCTGGGACATCGTCGGCGGCCACCTGGAACCCGGCGAGACCGTGGAACAGGCCCTGCGGCGGGAGGTCACCGAGGAGACCGGCTGGCAGGTGACGGAGATCCTCGGCCCGGTCGGCGAGTTCCGCTACGTCGGTGACGACGGGGTGGCCCGGATCGAGTCCGACTGGCTGGTACGGGTCGACGGCGACCTGGCCGCACCGACCCTGGAGGCCGGCAAGCACACCGAGTTCCGCTGGCTCGGCCCCGACGAGGTCGACCTGCTGGACGAGCACCGTCACATCGACGAGGGCCTGATCCGACAGCTGGCCGAGCGGGCATTCGCCCTGTTGAGGTCCACGCCTTCGTGA
- a CDS encoding peptidylprolyl isomerase: MAEAVYATLHTNAGPIRLELFPHHAPKTVRNFVELAEGTREYTDPRTGQPGSGPYYDGTISHRVISGFMVQMGDPTGTGRGGPGYNFADEFHPELRFDRPYLLAMANAGPGTNGSQFFITVAPTPHLNNRHTIFGQVADEQSAKVVDSIANTPTGPSDRPLQDVVIERVEIERQGA, encoded by the coding sequence GTGGCCGAGGCTGTCTACGCCACCTTGCACACCAACGCCGGCCCGATCCGGCTGGAGCTTTTCCCCCACCACGCGCCGAAGACCGTCCGCAACTTCGTCGAGCTGGCCGAGGGCACGCGCGAGTACACCGACCCGCGGACCGGCCAGCCGGGCAGCGGTCCGTACTACGACGGCACCATCTCGCACCGGGTGATCAGCGGGTTCATGGTCCAGATGGGTGACCCGACCGGCACCGGTCGCGGCGGCCCGGGCTACAACTTCGCCGACGAGTTCCACCCCGAGCTGCGCTTCGACCGGCCCTACCTGCTGGCGATGGCGAACGCCGGGCCCGGCACCAACGGCTCGCAGTTCTTCATCACGGTCGCCCCGACCCCGCACCTGAACAACCGGCACACCATCTTCGGTCAGGTGGCCGACGAGCAGTCCGCGAAGGTCGTCGACTCGATCGCCAACACCCCCACCGGCCCGAGCGACCGGCCGCTTCAGGACGTCGTGATCGAGCGGGTGGAGATCGAGCGTCAGGGCGCCTGA
- a CDS encoding ester cyclase — MRGADRLIEQQYAMLLRRDVARLPELYAVDGSYSMPGVTVRPPELPALLRTWTGAFPDLRVDPLSAVRTAGGAAVEQRLTGTHTGVLHTPFGTVAPTGRTVSWEVVDMVRARRGRIMTWRSYFDWGHLITSLGLQVAGLSRQAQLTAVPPIPAREPVLVDAAWPGAAA; from the coding sequence ATGCGCGGCGCGGACCGGTTGATCGAGCAGCAGTACGCGATGCTCCTGCGGCGGGACGTGGCCCGCCTGCCCGAGCTGTACGCGGTCGACGGCAGTTACTCCATGCCCGGGGTGACCGTACGCCCCCCGGAGTTGCCGGCCCTGCTGCGTACCTGGACTGGCGCCTTTCCCGACCTGCGGGTCGACCCCCTCTCGGCGGTACGCACGGCCGGCGGGGCGGCCGTGGAGCAGCGCCTGACCGGCACCCACACCGGGGTGCTGCACACCCCCTTCGGCACGGTGGCCCCGACCGGGCGCACGGTCTCCTGGGAGGTCGTGGACATGGTCCGGGCGCGGCGTGGCCGGATCATGACCTGGCGGTCCTACTTCGACTGGGGACATCTGATCACCTCCTTGGGACTACAGGTGGCGGGCCTGTCCCGGCAGGCGCAGCTGACCGCCGTACCCCCGATTCCGGCGAGGGAACCGGTGCTCGTCGATGCGGCGTGGCCGGGCGCGGCGGCCTGA
- a CDS encoding Fpg/Nei family DNA glycosylase — MPELPEVEALAGYLRQRAVGRRVERLEAVAISALKTYDPALTAVTGRSVTDARRHGKFLDVDFEGDLHLVVHLARAGWLHYREAFASTVPLRPGKGPIALRVRLDDGSGFDLTEAGTQKKLAVYLVTDPQAVPGVAKLGPDALAADLATFAEAVRSRRGQIKGVLTDQGVLAGVGNAYSDEILHAAKLSPFALTDRLTDEQMATLHTATRRVLGDAVTRSLGQRAAELKGEKRSGLKVHARTGLPCPVCGDTVREVSFADSSLQYCPTCQTGGKPLADRRLSRLVR; from the coding sequence ATGCCCGAACTACCGGAGGTGGAGGCGCTCGCGGGTTACCTGCGGCAGCGCGCGGTGGGCCGCCGCGTCGAGCGGCTGGAGGCCGTCGCGATCAGCGCCCTGAAGACGTACGATCCGGCGCTGACCGCGGTCACCGGCCGGTCGGTGACCGACGCCCGCCGGCACGGCAAGTTCCTCGATGTCGATTTCGAGGGTGACCTGCACCTGGTGGTGCACCTGGCTCGGGCCGGTTGGCTGCACTACCGGGAGGCCTTCGCCTCGACCGTCCCGCTGCGTCCGGGCAAAGGCCCGATCGCCCTTCGGGTACGTCTGGACGACGGTTCCGGTTTCGACCTGACCGAGGCCGGTACGCAGAAGAAGCTGGCCGTCTACCTGGTGACCGATCCGCAGGCGGTGCCCGGGGTGGCCAAGCTGGGGCCGGACGCCCTCGCGGCCGACCTGGCCACCTTCGCCGAGGCGGTACGCAGTCGACGGGGCCAGATCAAGGGGGTGCTCACCGATCAGGGGGTGCTGGCCGGGGTGGGCAACGCGTACTCGGATGAAATCCTGCACGCGGCGAAGCTGTCGCCGTTCGCCCTGACCGACCGGCTCACCGATGAGCAGATGGCGACCCTGCACACGGCCACCCGCCGGGTGCTCGGCGACGCGGTCACCCGCTCTCTGGGGCAGCGGGCTGCGGAGTTGAAGGGTGAGAAGCGGTCCGGGCTGAAGGTGCACGCCCGCACCGGGCTGCCCTGCCCGGTCTGCGGCGACACCGTACGTGAGGTCTCCTTCGCCGATTCCAGCCTCCAGTACTGCCCCACCTGTCAGACCGGCGGCAAGCCGCTTGCTGACCGAAGGTTGTCCCGACTCGTACGGTGA
- a CDS encoding iron-containing alcohol dehydrogenase family protein, whose protein sequence is MPLLARTVTTPLSIEVRRGAVTDLGALLADRRISTGGDVALVVGPGQGEKIADLCRPSLGSADIFTVSGGTVDSANALGDQLRRRHYDAVVGIGGGKTIDTAKYAATRYALPMVTVATSLANDGIASPVASLSHEGGKGSYGVHIPIAVLVDLDFVENGPDRQTQAGIGDAVSNLSACADWELAHQVRDEPIDGLALTLARTGAEALVNHPGKITDDAFLTTLAEALILGGISMSVCGSSRPASGGDHEISHAIDHLYPGTGSHGEQVGLGALFCTFLRGDLERFGQLARCLHRHGLSTRPSELGLTDEQFVEAVAYAPRTRPDRYTILEHLALSADDLRTRLGDYVDALREHLG, encoded by the coding sequence GTGCCTCTACTAGCCCGTACGGTCACCACGCCGCTGTCGATCGAGGTCCGCCGAGGTGCGGTGACGGACCTCGGGGCACTGCTGGCCGACCGGCGGATCTCCACAGGCGGCGACGTGGCGTTGGTGGTCGGCCCGGGGCAGGGCGAGAAGATCGCCGACCTGTGCCGACCCTCCCTGGGCTCGGCCGACATCTTCACCGTCAGCGGCGGCACGGTCGACTCGGCCAACGCGCTGGGCGACCAGTTGCGCCGCCGACACTACGACGCGGTCGTCGGGATCGGTGGCGGCAAGACCATCGACACCGCCAAGTACGCCGCCACCCGCTACGCCCTCCCGATGGTCACCGTGGCGACCAGCCTCGCCAACGACGGCATCGCCTCCCCGGTGGCCTCCCTGAGCCACGAGGGCGGCAAGGGGTCGTACGGCGTACACATCCCGATCGCCGTCCTGGTCGACCTGGACTTCGTGGAGAACGGCCCGGATCGGCAGACCCAGGCCGGCATCGGCGACGCGGTGAGCAACCTGAGCGCCTGCGCCGACTGGGAACTGGCCCACCAGGTACGCGACGAGCCGATCGACGGGCTGGCCCTGACCCTGGCCCGGACCGGGGCGGAGGCCCTGGTCAACCACCCCGGCAAGATCACCGACGACGCCTTCCTGACCACCCTGGCCGAGGCGCTGATCCTGGGCGGCATCTCGATGTCGGTCTGCGGTTCCAGCCGACCGGCCAGCGGCGGGGACCACGAGATCTCGCACGCCATCGATCACCTGTACCCGGGCACCGGCTCGCACGGGGAGCAGGTCGGCCTGGGCGCACTGTTCTGCACCTTCCTCCGGGGCGACCTGGAACGCTTCGGGCAGTTGGCCCGCTGCCTGCACCGGCACGGCCTCTCGACCCGGCCGAGCGAGCTGGGTCTCACCGACGAGCAGTTCGTCGAGGCGGTCGCCTACGCGCCGCGTACCCGGCCGGACCGCTACACCATCCTCGAACACCTCGCGTTGTCCGCTGACGACCTTCGTACCCGGCTGGGAGACTACGTTGACGCCCTCCGTGAGCACCTTGGCTGA
- a CDS encoding CDP-alcohol phosphatidyltransferase family protein, whose translation MSTLAEPSRPTVADFHRVNRGGGLFSESISQWIGAVFALVAQRLGLRPTVLTITNLVLGLATSVTVVALAGPVAAGEVPAVLVGLLALVGWQVAYALDCADGQLARVTRQGSAAGARVDILCDVAAQIALVAALAATAVAQRPSTPVWLVAAFAGTWMVNLVTSVMQSGPNAASMVTSTSLPVRLVKLVRDYGAVIFAAAVVLAFAPALAFWVLVAFTVVNGGFLLASIAFSARASL comes from the coding sequence GTGAGCACCTTGGCTGAGCCGTCCCGCCCCACGGTCGCCGACTTCCACCGGGTGAACCGGGGCGGTGGCCTGTTCAGCGAGTCGATCAGCCAGTGGATCGGTGCGGTCTTCGCACTGGTCGCCCAGCGACTCGGGCTGCGACCGACCGTACTGACCATCACCAATCTGGTGCTGGGGCTGGCCACCTCGGTCACCGTGGTCGCCCTAGCCGGTCCGGTCGCCGCCGGGGAGGTACCGGCCGTGCTGGTCGGGCTGCTGGCCCTGGTCGGCTGGCAGGTGGCGTACGCCCTGGACTGCGCCGACGGTCAACTGGCCCGGGTCACCCGGCAGGGCAGTGCGGCCGGCGCCCGGGTCGACATCCTCTGTGACGTGGCCGCCCAGATCGCCCTGGTGGCCGCCTTGGCGGCGACTGCGGTGGCGCAGCGCCCCTCGACCCCGGTCTGGTTGGTGGCCGCCTTCGCCGGCACCTGGATGGTCAACCTGGTCACCTCGGTGATGCAGTCCGGCCCGAACGCGGCCAGCATGGTCACCTCGACCTCCCTGCCCGTACGCCTGGTGAAACTGGTCCGCGACTACGGCGCGGTGATCTTCGCTGCCGCCGTGGTGCTGGCCTTCGCCCCGGCGCTCGCCTTCTGGGTGCTCGTGGCCTTCACGGTCGTCAACGGCGGCTTCCTGCTCGCCAGCATCGCCTTCTCCGCCCGCGCCTCGCTATAA